In a single window of the Niabella ginsenosidivorans genome:
- a CDS encoding ROK family protein, whose amino-acid sequence MALITLAIDIGGSKVKASTLNEKGAIVQDYIKLPTPDPATPGNLIKTIKELVKGFQYDRISAGFPGYVRDNIVHTAPNLGSGYWNRINLADLLTKALGKPARVVNDADMLGLGCMQGKGFEMMITLGTGFGTSFFLNGKLLPHLEIGQHPCLDNKTYDQCIGQKAFDHLGKKDWNRRLEKILKILKTTFNYDHLFIGGGNAKKITFELGNDMSIVSNEDGIDGGVLLWRQ is encoded by the coding sequence ATGGCTTTGATAACATTGGCAATTGATATAGGGGGTTCCAAAGTAAAAGCGAGTACCCTAAATGAAAAGGGAGCAATTGTTCAGGATTATATCAAACTTCCGACTCCTGACCCTGCTACACCGGGAAATCTTATAAAGACCATAAAGGAACTGGTTAAAGGGTTTCAATACGACAGGATATCTGCCGGATTCCCGGGTTATGTAAGAGATAATATTGTGCATACGGCGCCCAACCTGGGTTCAGGATACTGGAACAGGATCAACCTTGCAGATTTGCTTACAAAGGCCCTGGGCAAACCGGCCAGGGTGGTAAATGACGCCGATATGCTGGGCCTTGGCTGTATGCAGGGAAAGGGATTTGAGATGATGATTACTTTGGGAACAGGCTTTGGCACTTCGTTTTTTCTGAACGGGAAGCTGCTGCCTCATCTGGAAATTGGCCAGCATCCCTGTCTGGATAATAAAACCTATGATCAGTGCATCGGGCAAAAGGCCTTTGATCACCTGGGTAAAAAAGACTGGAACAGACGCCTGGAAAAGATCCTAAAGATATTGAAGACCACATTTAACTATGACCACCTGTTTATTGGTGGCGGCAATGCTAAAAAGATAACATTTGAACTGGGCAATGATATGAGCATTGTTTCCAATGAGGACGGTATTGATGGCGGTGTGCTTTTATGGCGGCAGTAG
- a CDS encoding response regulator yields the protein MEGYKILIADDEPDILDILSYNLIKEGYHVITAKDGDEAIEKANQERPHLIILDMMMPKKTGVQVCQVLRAQTAFKDTLIMFLTALNDESTQIRGLETGADDYVSKPVSPKVLSSRVAALLRRIHKEDSKSIKAGTITIDPEKFVVQNGEKEIILAKKEFELLYLLALKPGRVFLRNEILNAIWGNDVIVGDRTIDVHIRKIRQKLEMDCITTVKGVGYKFEV from the coding sequence ATGGAGGGCTACAAGATTTTAATTGCAGATGATGAACCGGATATCCTGGATATTCTATCCTATAACCTTATTAAGGAAGGATATCATGTTATTACAGCAAAGGATGGAGACGAGGCTATTGAAAAAGCAAACCAGGAACGCCCGCATCTGATCATCCTGGACATGATGATGCCTAAAAAGACCGGTGTGCAGGTTTGCCAGGTCTTAAGAGCGCAAACTGCTTTTAAAGACACGCTTATTATGTTTCTGACTGCCCTGAATGATGAGTCCACACAGATAAGAGGGCTTGAAACGGGCGCAGATGACTATGTAAGCAAACCCGTAAGCCCCAAAGTATTATCAAGCCGGGTGGCGGCACTTTTGCGGCGCATACATAAGGAAGATTCTAAATCCATTAAAGCGGGTACCATTACTATTGACCCGGAAAAATTTGTGGTTCAGAACGGAGAAAAGGAAATCATTCTGGCAAAAAAGGAATTTGAGTTATTGTACCTGCTGGCATTAAAGCCGGGGCGTGTGTTCCTGAGGAATGAGATCTTAAATGCCATCTGGGGAAATGACGTTATTGTAGGCGACCGGACCATTGACGTGCACATCAGGAAAATACGGCAAAAGCTGGAAATGGATTGTATCACCACTGTAAAGGGGGTAGGTTATAAGTTTGAGGTGTAA
- a CDS encoding sensor histidine kinase, whose amino-acid sequence MFDPKNLSPRKVSFYTALGLAVPISLIDFIIEQNWKPAITSFGIILIGGYLLFSFVLERFIYRKIKVIYKFIYQTKATRRQETYYKYILPKKSLDEVAVDVESWAQENQQKVATLQANEEFRREFLQNLSHEFKTPVFAIQSYVETLLNGDSVDPVIGRKFLEKTAANVERLTTLLQDLDEISSLERGEITIVKRNFVIQELLKDTFESISIKAEQKQIHFSIKKGCEAPIVVNADKEKIRQVLLNLLENAIKYGKTRGSIKAGIYKTDDKRILVEISDDGVGIEEKSLPRIFERFFRTPTGRSMDVTGSGLGLAICKHIIEAHKQTIHIRSTENVGTTIGFTLDAKKD is encoded by the coding sequence ATGTTTGACCCTAAAAATCTCTCGCCCCGCAAGGTATCTTTCTATACGGCCCTGGGTCTTGCAGTTCCGATCAGCCTGATCGATTTTATCATTGAACAGAACTGGAAGCCGGCAATAACCTCTTTTGGCATTATTCTGATAGGAGGGTACCTGCTGTTCAGTTTTGTGCTGGAACGGTTTATTTACCGTAAGATCAAGGTGATCTACAAATTTATTTACCAGACAAAGGCCACACGCCGCCAGGAAACCTATTATAAGTATATCCTGCCAAAGAAAAGCCTGGATGAAGTGGCTGTTGATGTAGAGAGCTGGGCCCAGGAAAACCAGCAAAAGGTAGCTACGCTGCAGGCAAATGAAGAATTCCGCCGTGAATTTCTGCAAAATCTTTCGCATGAATTTAAAACTCCGGTTTTTGCAATCCAGAGCTATGTGGAGACCCTCCTGAACGGGGATAGCGTTGATCCGGTGATCGGCAGGAAGTTTCTGGAAAAAACAGCGGCGAATGTAGAGCGCCTGACCACATTGCTGCAGGATTTGGACGAGATCTCCAGCCTGGAGCGCGGCGAGATCACTATTGTAAAGCGCAACTTTGTGATCCAGGAACTGCTGAAGGATACTTTTGAAAGTATTTCCATTAAAGCCGAGCAAAAGCAGATCCATTTCAGCATAAAAAAAGGCTGTGAAGCGCCTATTGTTGTAAATGCAGATAAAGAAAAGATCCGCCAGGTATTATTAAACCTGCTGGAGAATGCGATTAAATATGGAAAAACAAGAGGGTCCATTAAGGCGGGTATCTATAAAACAGACGATAAACGGATCCTTGTTGAAATAAGTGATGACGGAGTGGGGATTGAGGAAAAAAGCCTGCCAAGGATTTTTGAACGTTTTTTCAGAACGCCAACCGGCAGGAGCATGGATGTTACAGGCAGTGGCCTGGGGCTGGCCATTTGCAAGCACATCATAGAAGCGCACAAGCAAACCATTCATATACGCAGCACCGAAAATGTGGGCACTACAATCGGCTTTACATTAGATGCCAAAAAGGATTAA
- a CDS encoding beta-ketoacyl-[acyl-carrier-protein] synthase family protein: MSNILITGLGLISAIGDSVAQNRQSLINGRSGIGKARYFRSRYAETMPFAEVKTSTEQLQQLLAAPRQYPQVTRTDLIALKAMGEAIADAQLSPEVLHNSSTAFISASTVGGMCLTDEMYRDANTTAATSDSPYLSAYSNSASTLFLQSYFNIGGIVNTFNTACSSSANAIMYGARLLKNGLAKKAIVGGTDSLAKFTVNGFNSLMILSAEACRPFDNARKGLNLGEAGGFIILERAEDVPPDKKVYAEIKGFGNSNDAFHPSSTSENADGPYLCMKTAIEVAGLEASDIDFINAHGTATENNDATESVAMLRLFETVPAFASTKSYTGHTLGAAGAAEAIFSILSLYHQEVYPSLNFETPIENTGLVPVPEYQPKQLRHVMSNSFGFGGNCTSLIFSVHN; encoded by the coding sequence TTGAGCAATATTTTAATTACCGGGTTGGGGCTTATTTCTGCAATCGGCGATTCGGTAGCTCAAAACCGCCAATCACTGATCAATGGTCGTTCAGGAATTGGAAAAGCCCGTTATTTCCGGTCAAGATATGCTGAAACAATGCCCTTTGCCGAAGTAAAAACAAGTACGGAACAATTACAGCAACTCCTGGCAGCGCCCCGGCAATATCCACAGGTAACCCGTACAGACCTCATTGCGCTGAAAGCGATGGGGGAAGCCATTGCAGATGCACAGCTTTCTCCGGAAGTGCTCCATAACAGCTCCACCGCTTTTATCAGTGCCAGTACAGTAGGGGGCATGTGCCTGACCGATGAAATGTACAGGGATGCCAATACGACAGCAGCAACATCCGACAGTCCGTATCTGAGCGCCTATTCCAACAGCGCCAGCACTTTGTTTTTACAATCCTATTTCAATATAGGAGGAATTGTAAATACATTCAATACAGCATGCTCCTCATCTGCCAACGCTATTATGTACGGGGCAAGGTTACTGAAGAACGGCCTGGCAAAAAAAGCAATCGTTGGCGGCACAGACAGCCTGGCAAAATTTACAGTAAACGGGTTTAATTCATTAATGATCCTTTCTGCCGAAGCCTGCCGTCCGTTTGACAATGCACGCAAAGGGTTGAACCTTGGTGAAGCCGGCGGTTTCATCATACTGGAAAGAGCAGAAGATGTTCCCCCTGATAAAAAAGTATATGCGGAAATAAAAGGGTTTGGCAACAGCAATGATGCCTTTCATCCTTCTTCCACCTCTGAAAATGCAGACGGCCCTTATTTGTGCATGAAAACGGCCATAGAGGTAGCTGGATTAGAGGCATCCGATATCGATTTTATTAACGCGCACGGAACCGCTACAGAAAATAATGATGCAACGGAAAGCGTGGCTATGTTACGGTTATTTGAAACAGTTCCCGCATTTGCCAGCACAAAATCCTATACCGGCCATACATTAGGCGCGGCAGGTGCCGCAGAAGCCATTTTCAGCATCCTGAGCCTTTACCACCAGGAGGTTTATCCCTCCCTGAATTTTGAAACGCCTATTGAAAATACCGGGCTGGTACCTGTGCCGGAATATCAGCCTAAACAACTCCGTCATGTAATGTCCAACTCTTTTGGATTTGGGGGCAACTGCACATCGCTGATCTTTAGCGTGCACAACTGA
- a CDS encoding phosphopantetheine-binding protein — protein sequence MEKEQLKQQVKEQIIKFLNLNNVKPEDIKDDEPLFGEGLGLDSIDSIELIVMLSREYGINIQDPKEGRKILTTVNTMVEYIEQHRTK from the coding sequence ATGGAAAAAGAACAGTTAAAACAACAGGTAAAGGAACAGATCATTAAATTTCTGAACCTGAATAATGTGAAGCCTGAAGATATTAAGGACGACGAACCCCTGTTTGGTGAGGGCCTTGGACTGGATTCAATTGATTCCATTGAGCTGATTGTAATGCTTTCCAGGGAATACGGCATCAATATCCAGGACCCTAAAGAAGGCAGAAAAATATTAACTACCGTAAACACAATGGTAGAATATATTGAACAACACCGTACAAAATAG
- the pheS gene encoding phenylalanine--tRNA ligase subunit alpha, which yields MQDLIQKLDAYKKEIAEFAVTDESSVEAFRIKWLGTKGLVKSVMGEMKNVPAEQKKEAGQLLNEFKLFTEAKFSELKEAVSASVNGAEKTTLDLSLPGDTVPLGSRHPITLMRNKIISIFQRLGFAVAEGPEIEDDWHNFTALNMPEHHPARDMQDTFYVDAGENSAVDWLLRTHTSNTQIRVMEKGQLPIRVICPGRVYRNETISARSHCFFHQVEGLYIDENVSFADLKQTLYFFVKEMYGKDVRVRFRPSYFPFTEPSAEMDVSCFICGGKGCNICKKTGWVEILGCGMVHPNVLQNCGIDPEKYTGFAFGMGVERPAMLKYGINDIRLFSENDIRFLKQFTSAT from the coding sequence ATGCAGGATTTGATTCAAAAGCTCGACGCCTACAAAAAAGAGATCGCTGAATTTGCTGTTACGGATGAATCATCTGTAGAGGCATTTCGTATCAAATGGCTGGGCACCAAAGGCCTGGTAAAGAGTGTAATGGGCGAAATGAAAAATGTGCCGGCAGAGCAGAAAAAGGAAGCCGGCCAGCTTTTAAATGAATTTAAACTGTTTACTGAAGCAAAGTTCAGTGAGCTGAAGGAAGCGGTTTCCGCCTCCGTAAACGGGGCAGAAAAAACAACACTGGACCTGTCGCTTCCCGGAGACACGGTGCCCCTGGGCAGCCGGCATCCCATTACACTGATGCGCAATAAAATCATTTCCATATTTCAGCGCCTGGGCTTTGCCGTTGCAGAAGGACCGGAAATTGAAGACGACTGGCATAATTTTACCGCATTGAATATGCCGGAACATCATCCCGCCCGCGATATGCAGGACACCTTTTATGTAGACGCAGGCGAAAATTCCGCAGTTGACTGGTTGTTGCGTACCCATACCAGCAATACCCAGATCCGCGTAATGGAAAAGGGTCAGCTGCCCATCAGGGTTATTTGTCCCGGCCGTGTATATCGTAATGAAACCATCAGTGCCAGGAGTCATTGCTTTTTTCACCAGGTGGAAGGGTTATATATTGATGAGAACGTATCCTTTGCAGATCTGAAGCAGACACTTTATTTCTTTGTAAAGGAAATGTATGGCAAAGACGTGCGGGTACGGTTCCGCCCCTCTTATTTTCCCTTTACAGAACCAAGTGCGGAAATGGATGTAAGCTGTTTTATATGTGGCGGTAAAGGATGCAATATCTGTAAAAAGACAGGTTGGGTTGAGATCCTGGGATGTGGTATGGTGCACCCTAACGTATTACAGAACTGTGGTATTGACCCTGAAAAATATACCGGTTTTGCTTTTGGTATGGGTGTAGAGCGGCCTGCTATGCTGAAATATGGTATCAATGATATCCGTTTATTCAGCGAAAATGATATACGGTTTTTAAAACAATTTACAAGTGCTACCTAG
- a CDS encoding ORF6N domain-containing protein: MQLKIIQQRIYEIKGQRVMLDFDLARLYQVETKRLKEAVRRNIKRFPEDFMFELTKTEFEQLKVHFSDFNREKDLKPAAGADSLRTQIATIKNPSKADGQQAASKRGRHSKYLPFAFTEHGVTMLASVLNSDKAIEMNIVIVRAFIALKQLAVEHKDFMQQLKNLRTELHERIDAHDSQLSQIYEALENMLDAEAEKKAREEEWKARRRIGF, from the coding sequence ATGCAATTAAAGATTATTCAGCAAAGAATTTACGAAATAAAAGGACAACGTGTTATGCTTGATTTTGATCTGGCCAGGCTGTACCAGGTTGAGACCAAAAGACTGAAAGAAGCTGTAAGAAGAAATATAAAACGTTTTCCGGAGGACTTTATGTTTGAGCTTACTAAAACAGAATTCGAGCAATTAAAGGTGCATTTTTCGGATTTCAACCGCGAAAAGGATCTGAAACCCGCTGCTGGTGCGGATTCTTTAAGGACGCAAATTGCGACCATAAAGAACCCTTCCAAGGCTGATGGGCAGCAGGCGGCTTCAAAAAGAGGCCGGCACTCAAAATACCTGCCTTTTGCTTTTACTGAGCATGGCGTTACCATGCTGGCATCTGTATTAAACAGCGATAAGGCAATAGAAATGAATATTGTTATTGTACGGGCTTTTATTGCCTTAAAACAGTTAGCCGTGGAGCATAAGGATTTTATGCAACAGCTGAAAAATCTGAGAACCGAATTACATGAACGTATTGATGCGCATGACAGCCAGTTAAGCCAGATATATGAAGCATTGGAAAACATGCTGGACGCTGAAGCTGAAAAGAAGGCCAGGGAGGAGGAATGGAAAGCCCGGAGGCGTATTGGATTTTGA
- a CDS encoding Lrp/AsnC ligand binding domain-containing protein, with translation MNNKLNLDKLDLQIIQHMMEDAEISYADLGKKLFVSGGTIHVRIKKLQKDGIVKGTKLNADLKLLGYDVIAFIGIYLKESSLYDSVAKELYKLKEVVRLNYTTGNYSMFAEIICKDISELRTVLHEKLQKIKGIERTETLISLDESFSRNVRVLE, from the coding sequence ATGAACAATAAATTGAATCTCGACAAACTGGATCTCCAGATCATCCAGCACATGATGGAGGATGCTGAGATTTCCTATGCAGATCTTGGTAAGAAACTATTTGTATCCGGCGGCACCATCCATGTGCGTATCAAAAAGCTGCAAAAGGATGGTATTGTGAAAGGTACAAAATTGAATGCAGATCTAAAGCTGTTGGGTTATGATGTCATTGCTTTTATAGGAATTTACCTGAAGGAAAGCTCCTTGTATGATTCTGTTGCAAAGGAATTATACAAGCTGAAAGAAGTAGTGCGCCTTAATTACACAACAGGGAATTACAGCATGTTTGCCGAAATTATTTGTAAGGATATCAGCGAGTTAAGAACTGTTTTGCATGAAAAGCTGCAAAAAATCAAGGGAATCGAGCGTACAGAAACACTGATTTCTCTCGATGAAAGCTTTTCAAGGAATGTAAGAGTGCTGGAATAG
- a CDS encoding ABC transporter permease: MQSRSIFRQPGWQRLKKNKGAVIGLVVILFSILVAVFCYFLAEDASPNSNRIILEIGGSKPGFQQTFLKIKKENPPATAGFLQQLISGRPDQSDYIPINSWRQTADSFIVDKFIDEGVSERMSFSKAQVASDAIVTKKFWLGTDSYGRDILSRLIVGTRVSLSVGMITVLISISIGLVLGSLAGFYRGRTDDVIMWFINVIWSIPTLLLVFAITLALGKGFWQVFIAVGLTMWVNVARLVRGQVLAVRELEYIEATKALGFKDMRIIMRHIWPNIMGPVLVIAAANFASAIVIEAGLSFLGVGVQPPQPSWGLMIKENYNFIITQNPMLALAPGFAIMILVLAFNLFGNGLRDALNVRGRL; encoded by the coding sequence ATGCAATCACGCTCAATATTCCGTCAACCCGGCTGGCAACGGCTCAAAAAGAACAAGGGAGCGGTAATTGGCCTGGTAGTCATTCTCTTTTCTATTCTTGTTGCGGTCTTTTGTTATTTTCTTGCAGAGGACGCTTCTCCCAATTCCAATCGTATCATTCTTGAAATTGGCGGTTCAAAACCAGGATTTCAACAAACTTTCTTAAAAATAAAAAAGGAAAACCCGCCTGCAACTGCAGGGTTTTTACAGCAGTTGATCAGCGGCCGGCCTGACCAGTCAGACTATATTCCTATTAATTCCTGGCGGCAAACTGCGGACAGCTTTATAGTAGATAAATTCATTGATGAAGGCGTTAGTGAGCGCATGAGTTTTTCAAAGGCACAGGTAGCGTCTGATGCTATCGTTACAAAAAAATTCTGGCTGGGGACGGATAGTTACGGCCGCGATATTTTAAGCAGGCTGATCGTGGGCACGCGCGTAAGTTTAAGCGTAGGCATGATCACTGTTTTAATTTCCATCAGCATTGGCCTGGTATTAGGTTCCCTTGCCGGTTTTTACAGAGGCAGAACAGATGATGTGATTATGTGGTTCATTAACGTGATCTGGAGCATTCCTACACTGCTCCTGGTATTTGCTATCACATTGGCGCTGGGCAAAGGTTTCTGGCAGGTATTCATTGCCGTGGGGCTGACCATGTGGGTAAATGTGGCGCGCCTGGTAAGAGGCCAGGTACTGGCAGTACGGGAACTGGAATATATTGAGGCTACAAAGGCCCTGGGGTTTAAGGATATGCGCATCATTATGCGGCATATCTGGCCCAATATCATGGGACCGGTGCTGGTTATTGCTGCCGCCAATTTTGCTTCAGCAATCGTAATAGAAGCAGGCTTAAGTTTTTTAGGAGTAGGCGTACAGCCTCCACAGCCCAGTTGGGGATTAATGATCAAGGAAAATTACAACTTCATTATTACACAAAATCCAATGCTGGCATTAGCTCCGGGCTTTGCCATCATGATCTTGGTATTGGCATTCAATCTCTTTGGCAACGGGTTAAGAGATGCATTAAATGTAAGGGGCAGGCTATAG
- a CDS encoding glycosyltransferase, with protein sequence MPEQITGKEAMDDAPTFSVIIPARNEATTILPLLESIKKQSYLLEYVEIIVIDDHSEDHTAALVQKFRAENQGRLTVRLISLKEDALNSYKKKAIETGIAAAKKEWIVCTDADCTVPVQWLQSYAERIRKAGPVFIAAPVSLIPTPTSVKKHRLLYIFQTLDFLTLQGITGASVYKNVHTMCNGANLAYKRDTFYEVNGFKGIDTIASGDDMLLMHKIWKRHPQKIQYLKSKEAIVETAAAATWRAFINQRIRWASKATRYEDKRIFGVLLLVYLFNCSFLLLLVMSFFNVCYFYAFFWFWIAKTFTELPFITSVASFFDKRQLLRYFFIFQPLHIGYTILAGFLGSFGKYEWKGRVVK encoded by the coding sequence ATGCCCGAACAGATTACCGGAAAAGAAGCTATGGATGACGCACCCACCTTTTCCGTGATCATCCCGGCCCGTAATGAAGCCACAACGATCCTCCCTTTGCTGGAATCAATAAAAAAGCAATCCTATCTTTTGGAATACGTTGAAATAATCGTTATTGATGATCATTCGGAAGATCATACGGCAGCACTGGTTCAAAAGTTCAGGGCAGAAAACCAGGGGCGACTTACCGTAAGACTGATCTCTTTAAAAGAGGATGCTCTTAATTCTTATAAGAAAAAAGCGATCGAAACGGGCATTGCCGCTGCAAAAAAGGAGTGGATCGTATGTACAGATGCCGACTGTACCGTACCTGTCCAATGGTTGCAAAGCTATGCGGAACGCATCAGAAAGGCAGGCCCCGTATTTATTGCAGCACCGGTAAGCCTTATTCCAACCCCTACCTCCGTAAAGAAGCACAGGTTACTTTATATTTTCCAGACATTGGATTTCCTTACCCTGCAGGGCATTACAGGCGCCTCTGTATATAAGAATGTACATACCATGTGCAACGGTGCCAATCTTGCTTATAAAAGAGATACATTTTATGAAGTGAATGGATTTAAAGGCATCGACACCATCGCTTCCGGCGATGATATGCTGCTGATGCACAAGATCTGGAAGCGCCATCCCCAAAAAATCCAATACCTTAAATCAAAAGAAGCAATTGTAGAAACAGCTGCCGCTGCTACGTGGAGAGCGTTTATTAACCAGCGTATCCGCTGGGCCAGCAAGGCTACCCGTTATGAGGACAAACGTATTTTCGGTGTGCTGCTTTTGGTATACCTTTTTAACTGCTCCTTTCTGTTATTGCTGGTTATGAGCTTTTTTAATGTGTGCTACTTTTACGCTTTCTTTTGGTTCTGGATTGCCAAAACCTTTACAGAGCTTCCTTTTATAACCAGCGTGGCTTCTTTTTTTGATAAAAGGCAACTGCTGCGTTATTTTTTTATCTTTCAGCCGCTGCATATTGGTTATACCATACTGGCAGGCTTCCTGGGCAGCTTTGGCAAATACGAATGGAAAGGGAGGGTGGTGAAATAG
- a CDS encoding alpha/beta fold hydrolase encodes MIIIKKYLEQKSLLYQQSLISYCTSGSGKHPVICLHGFNESAHSFAVLQNPANCYTLIAMDAPFHGNTQWKQGLRFTPVNLHEIIHAILETEGFTAKTPFSLVGFSLGGRLALAYYEKYPVAVKQLLLLAPDGLKFNCWYWCAAHTFIGNKLFAFTMKHPRWFIQLAGLLNRLGFINTGIKKFVAHYLDDERIRERLYNVWTAFRYFKPGIAQIKKSILLHQTPARLYFGKYDTVIPPERGTDFVKGAGAYAQTHTVEAGHRLLQNKEVQAILKEGF; translated from the coding sequence TTGATCATAATCAAAAAATATCTGGAACAAAAAAGCCTGTTATACCAGCAATCTCTGATCAGCTATTGTACCAGCGGTAGCGGCAAGCATCCGGTCATTTGCCTGCATGGATTTAATGAATCGGCGCATTCGTTTGCCGTTTTGCAAAACCCGGCCAATTGTTATACCCTGATTGCTATGGACGCCCCTTTTCACGGCAATACACAATGGAAGCAGGGTCTCCGTTTTACGCCTGTCAATCTCCATGAAATCATACATGCCATTTTAGAAACAGAAGGATTTACTGCAAAAACACCTTTCAGCCTGGTGGGATTCAGCCTGGGCGGAAGACTGGCTCTGGCTTATTACGAAAAATACCCGGTAGCAGTCAAACAACTGCTGTTACTGGCGCCGGATGGTTTAAAATTTAACTGCTGGTACTGGTGCGCCGCTCATACATTTATCGGCAATAAATTATTTGCCTTTACCATGAAGCACCCCCGGTGGTTCATACAACTGGCAGGACTGTTGAACCGGTTGGGTTTTATAAACACGGGCATTAAAAAATTTGTCGCTCATTACCTGGATGATGAAAGAATACGGGAAAGGCTTTATAACGTATGGACCGCCTTTCGTTATTTTAAACCTGGTATTGCGCAAATAAAAAAGAGCATCCTTCTGCATCAAACACCCGCACGCCTCTATTTCGGGAAATATGACACGGTCATTCCCCCCGAAAGGGGTACTGATTTTGTAAAAGGGGCCGGGGCATATGCGCAAACCCATACAGTAGAAGCAGGGCACCGATTGTTACAGAACAAAGAAGTGCAGGCTATTCTAAAGGAAGGCTTTTAA
- a CDS encoding MarR family winged helix-turn-helix transcriptional regulator, whose translation MPNNQFKKSELYSFITGVASTAIARRLQKKFNQADLNLTIEQWSVLYHLWKEDGISQQDLCKATYRDKPSMTRLVDNLERAGMVKRIHSKTDRRKNLIYLTDKAKEMQDTCYGFAEETVEEALEGVSEEKIETCKEVLKIVYENLR comes from the coding sequence ATGCCAAACAACCAATTTAAAAAGAGTGAGCTGTACAGCTTTATTACCGGTGTAGCCAGTACAGCCATAGCGCGCAGGCTGCAGAAGAAGTTCAATCAGGCCGATCTGAACCTGACCATTGAACAGTGGAGTGTGCTGTACCATCTATGGAAGGAAGATGGCATCAGCCAGCAGGATCTTTGCAAGGCCACTTACAGGGATAAGCCAAGCATGACGCGGCTGGTGGATAACCTTGAACGGGCAGGCATGGTAAAAAGGATTCATTCAAAAACGGACAGGCGTAAGAACCTGATCTATCTTACGGATAAAGCCAAGGAAATGCAGGACACCTGTTATGGTTTTGCCGAGGAAACGGTTGAAGAAGCGCTGGAAGGTGTAAGTGAGGAAAAGATCGAGACCTGTAAAGAAGTATTGAAGATCGTATATGAGAACCTGCGGTAG